In Erigeron canadensis isolate Cc75 chromosome 1, C_canadensis_v1, whole genome shotgun sequence, a single window of DNA contains:
- the LOC122580950 gene encoding uncharacterized protein LOC122580950: protein MSNNLFQGLPPPSAPPPPPPPADQPSSSDPPAADVSPIPPPLKSALKRPKPSLDSQPQETAPKKSARFKTIADTSETKVIDAMKKIGSHINNVSKFSKASKLALQLIQAGSVKPSNSDYFFAILEAAMLSLTTCNDPSVRADYHALFSAAQDLGECFTEKQRKQLGVWNIRAVLANDLFTDDSFVFSKACGRIKEALSNLPVATKDDDIEEAAALNDESEKVDAKCQTEEQASLNPIPESSVKEESDPFGLDALIPNVLKKGEKVKAKLDAEATALKIRKEEDEEAKRFLKSEREALILCLEIAAKRYKIPWCQTVIDITVKHAFDNVRRFTSKQRNAIEKLWASVREQQTRRKQGKSVSGKLDVNGFEWLQQKYSTEKISIRHSVGGNTRRAEQWLG from the exons ATGTCTAATAACTTATTCCAAGGCCTCCCTCCTCCTTCTGccccaccgccaccaccacctccggcCGACCAACCATCATCCAGTGATCCTCCCGCCGCCGATGTTTCTCCAATCCCACCTCCTCTCAAAAGCGCCCTTAAACGCCCTAAACCCTCCCTCGATTCCCAACCTCAAG AAACTGCCCCAAAGAAAAGTGCGAGGTTTAAAACGATTGCGGATACGTCGGAAACGAAAGTCATAGATGCAATGAAAAAGATAGGTTCGCATATAAATAACGTTTCGAAGTTCAGTAAGGCGTCAAAGCTTGCTTTACAGCTCATTCAGGCAGGAAGCGTTAAACCGAGTAATAGTGATTATTTTTTTGCTATTCTTGAAGCTGCAATGTTGTCGTTAACCACTTGTAATGATCCTTCGGTTAGGGCGGATTACCATGCGTTGTTCTCCGCTGCACAAGACTTGGGTGAA TGTTTTACGGAGAAGCAAAGGAAGCAATTGGGCGTATGGAATATTAGAGCCGTTTTGGCAAACGATCTATTTACCGATGACAGTTTTGTG TTTTCAAAGGCTTGTGGGAGAATCAAAGAGGCTCTCTCAAATCTTCCTGTAGCAACAAAAGATGATGACATAGAAGAAGCTGCTGCCTTAAATGATGAATCAGAAAAAGTAGATGCTAAATGTCAAACAGAAGAACAGGCTTCCTTGAATCCTATACCTGAATCAAGTGTCAAAGAAGAGTCTGATCCTTTTGGACTAGATGCTCTGATTcctaatgttttaaaaaaaggtgaaaaagtAAAAGCAAAATTAGATGCTGAAGCAACAGCGTTGAAAATAagaaaggaagaagatgaagaagcaaAGAGATTCTTGAAATCAGAACGAGAAGCATTGATTCTCTGTTTAGAGATTGCTGCAAAGCGCTATAAAATACCATG GTGCCAAACAGTGATAGACATAACTGTAAAACATGCGTTTGACAATGTTAGAAGATTTACCTCTAAGCAGAGGAATGCTATTGAGAAACTATGGGCTTCTGTTAGAGAGCAACAAACCCGAAGGAAGCAAGGGAAATCGGTATCTGGGAAACTCGATGTGAATGGTTTCGAGTGGCTACAGCAGAAGTACTCAACCGAAAAAATAAGTATACGCCATTCTGTTGGTGGTAATACTCGTCGTGCTGAACAATGGCTTGGCTGA